The following DNA comes from Methanothermobacter tenebrarum.
CTTGACATATGCGGCGGATGCCAAGTATGCGTAGAATTATGCCCATTCGGTGCCATTGAAATAAAAGACGACCAAGCAAACGTAAACGTTGCCTTGTGTAAAGGCTGCGGAACATGTGTAGCCGCATGCCCATCAGGCGCTATGGACCAACAACACTTCAGAACAAAACAGATAATGGCACAAATCGAAGCAGCATTCAAAGAACCGGCAAAATAACCCCTCAACCCAATATTTATTTTTTTATGGGGGTTTCCCTATTTTGAATAAAGAAACTGCGGAAAAGCTTAAAAAATTACTAAACCTAGAAAAGGAACCAGTCGCAATCGCATGGTCAGCGAAAGAACCAGATGACATGACCAGAGAAAAAGGGAAGTCACGTTTTTGTGAAAAAGTAGATAAAGCACTTGAAGGGGAAGTATTTTATTCAACAGCCGAAGAAGAAGAATGCTTTGGAGGCGCGAGATACTCTGGTATGAAAGACCCCAAAGAGTTCCCAAAGAATATGAGAACAGGAGCATTCCTAGTTTCCATGGGAATCCACGATAGCATACAATCAGTCCAGAGATCATGGCAAAAAAACATGGCAATAGAACCAGGAATATTTTCAAGCATACTATTCGCACCACTATCCAAGGCAAAATTCACACCAGATGTAATAGTCATCATATGTAATGGTAAACAAGCAATGGAATTACTACACGCTAATGCATATGATAGTATTTCAGATCCACTCGGTGCTGATGTTGGCCCTATCTGCAGTACAATGGGTGCCTGTCCATACCTCACAGGACAGGTGACATATGGTTTCGCAGATGTTGGTTCAAGAAGACACATGAAAAACCTCAGAGACGAGGATGTGATGGTCAGCATACCATACCAGCACGTTAATAGGATCGTCCATAATCTAGAAGAAATGAAAGCATAGAATAGACACTCCCCTTTTATACAATTTTAGATTCTTTAAATTGGCATTTGAGATTTTAAACATTTTTGAAATAAACCCTACACTAGGAATGTTTTACTTTTTTTTTATATGAGAAGTTCATA
Coding sequences within:
- a CDS encoding DUF169 domain-containing protein codes for the protein MNKETAEKLKKLLNLEKEPVAIAWSAKEPDDMTREKGKSRFCEKVDKALEGEVFYSTAEEEECFGGARYSGMKDPKEFPKNMRTGAFLVSMGIHDSIQSVQRSWQKNMAIEPGIFSSILFAPLSKAKFTPDVIVIICNGKQAMELLHANAYDSISDPLGADVGPICSTMGACPYLTGQVTYGFADVGSRRHMKNLRDEDVMVSIPYQHVNRIVHNLEEMKA